In the Candidatus Electrothrix sp. GW3-4 genome, one interval contains:
- a CDS encoding glucokinase, producing MSSLILAGDIGATKTILALYDTTGDTSDTSSSERHNNAQGGLLTEKTFRNKEFSGLPELITTFLADQEGRPAWACFGVAGPVRDNRVHMTNLDWSVNGPALAAQFAMDAVLLVNDLVATTAGALHLPKESLVPLNQGQVDRGGSIGVLAVGTGLGQAFALPLANRFQPFPTEGGHASFAPRNQEQIGLLQFLLASLEQQQQPPHVSVEQVCSGMALPTLYAFQLTRYQEPEWMQKKRLTAPPDALTPLIIEAADATLTGALPCEPAVQAVLLLLDILAAEAANFTLKTLATGGIFLGGGMLPRLLAHIDRTHFMKIFCRGVYRDMLANIPVFIITEPKTALIGARQLAMQTKL from the coding sequence ATGTCTTCCCTTATTCTTGCCGGTGATATCGGGGCGACCAAGACGATCCTGGCCCTCTACGACACCACTGGTGACACCAGCGATACCAGCAGCTCTGAGAGGCACAATAATGCTCAGGGGGGACTGCTGACAGAGAAGACCTTTCGCAATAAAGAATTCTCTGGTCTGCCAGAGCTCATAACGACCTTTCTGGCCGATCAGGAGGGCCGTCCTGCATGGGCCTGTTTCGGGGTAGCTGGCCCTGTTCGCGATAACAGGGTCCACATGACCAACCTGGATTGGTCCGTCAATGGCCCTGCCCTTGCCGCACAATTCGCCATGGATGCCGTGCTGCTGGTCAACGATCTGGTGGCAACAACAGCTGGAGCCCTTCACCTTCCCAAAGAAAGCCTGGTTCCCTTGAATCAGGGGCAAGTCGACAGAGGAGGCAGTATCGGGGTCTTGGCTGTGGGGACAGGCCTTGGCCAAGCCTTTGCTCTGCCGCTGGCCAACCGCTTCCAGCCCTTTCCCACCGAAGGCGGGCATGCCAGCTTTGCTCCTCGCAATCAGGAGCAGATAGGGCTTTTGCAGTTTCTGCTGGCCTCATTGGAACAGCAACAGCAGCCCCCGCATGTGAGTGTGGAACAAGTTTGCTCAGGCATGGCCCTCCCGACCCTCTACGCCTTTCAGCTCACCCGCTATCAAGAACCGGAATGGATGCAAAAAAAACGTCTGACTGCACCACCTGATGCACTCACACCACTGATTATTGAGGCGGCGGACGCAACATTAACTGGCGCCCTTCCCTGTGAGCCAGCAGTTCAAGCGGTACTGCTTCTGCTTGATATCTTGGCAGCTGAGGCAGCGAATTTCACCCTTAAGACCCTTGCCACTGGTGGGATCTTTCTTGGCGGAGGTATGCTGCCAAGGCTACTTGCTCACATTGACCGAACGCATTTTATGAAGATATTCTGTCGTGGAGTCTACCGAGACATGCTGGCCAACATTCCGGTGTTTATCATCACAGAACCCAAAACCGCCCTGATAGGTGCTCGACAGCTGGCCATGCAGACCAAACTTTGA
- the gspG gene encoding type II secretion system major pseudopilin GspG, which produces MKKEVRKQNASRFPLRNQKGFTLIELMVVIVILGILAGMIVPRIMDRPEEARRTKAGVDIGALSQALKMYKLDNGKYPTTDQGLQALIEPPSTGKLAKNWRDGGYLDKSVVPKDPWDNDFIYICPGLHGDFDLMSYGPDNEPGGEGMDADINSWEM; this is translated from the coding sequence TTGAAAAAAGAGGTCAGAAAACAGAACGCAAGCAGATTCCCCCTGCGAAACCAAAAAGGCTTCACCCTGATTGAGCTCATGGTGGTCATCGTGATTCTCGGTATTCTTGCGGGCATGATCGTGCCCCGAATAATGGATCGACCGGAAGAGGCTCGGCGCACTAAGGCTGGCGTTGATATCGGCGCACTCAGTCAGGCCCTGAAAATGTACAAACTGGACAACGGCAAATACCCCACCACTGATCAGGGATTACAGGCCCTGATTGAGCCGCCTTCAACCGGCAAACTGGCAAAAAACTGGCGTGATGGCGGCTACCTGGACAAAAGCGTTGTTCCTAAAGATCCCTGGGATAACGATTTCATCTACATCTGCCCGGGTCTGCATGGCGATTTCGACCTAATGTCCTACGGACCGGATAACGAACCTGGTGGTGAAGGTATGGATGCGGATATTAACAGTTGGGAGATGTGA
- the guaA gene encoding glutamine-hydrolyzing GMP synthase: MHTDRNNDKIIILDFGSQTTQLIARRIREQKVYSEIHPYTLPLDQLKAMQPSGIILSGGPASVYDEDAPISDAGLFELGVPVLGICYGAQLMMQQLGGKVEKADKREFGKAALTIEYTAGLFAGMEPAPAHHQVWMSHGDRVEEAAPGFTASAGSEHSPFAALRHEEKPFVAVQFHPEVAHTLIGTDVLRNFIFGICGCEASWTMHSFIESTVAEIRETVGDGQVLCALSGGVDSTVVAAMVHKAIGSQLTCIHVNNGLMRINESETILRFFREKTDLKVIDIDAESYFLDRLDGINDPEEKRKRIGYGFIEIFEQEANKIGDVKYLAQGTLYPDVIESVVFRGKAPIKSHHNVGGLPERMQLKLIEPLRELFKDEVRKLGLELGLPEEAIYRQPFPGPGLGIRIMGAVNKERLQILRQADVIVLEEMKDSGWYRKVWQSFAVLLPIQTVGVMGDGRTYEHVIAIRSVDSRDAMTADWSQLPYDLLGRISTRIINEVRGVNRVVYDISSKPPSTIEWE; this comes from the coding sequence GCAGCCCTCCGGTATTATTCTTTCCGGTGGTCCTGCCTCTGTCTATGATGAGGATGCTCCGATCTCCGATGCCGGTCTTTTTGAGCTCGGTGTCCCTGTCCTCGGTATCTGCTACGGGGCCCAGCTGATGATGCAGCAATTGGGCGGTAAGGTAGAAAAGGCGGATAAGCGTGAATTCGGCAAGGCTGCCTTGACCATAGAGTACACAGCTGGTCTGTTTGCCGGTATGGAGCCTGCCCCGGCCCATCATCAGGTCTGGATGAGTCATGGAGATCGGGTGGAAGAGGCAGCCCCAGGCTTTACAGCCAGCGCAGGCAGCGAGCACTCGCCCTTCGCTGCTCTTCGCCATGAGGAAAAACCCTTTGTTGCAGTCCAGTTTCATCCAGAAGTGGCTCATACCCTGATCGGAACCGATGTGTTGCGTAACTTTATCTTCGGCATCTGCGGATGTGAGGCCAGCTGGACCATGCATTCCTTTATCGAGTCCACAGTGGCAGAAATAAGAGAAACCGTGGGCGATGGTCAGGTCCTCTGTGCCCTGTCTGGTGGGGTTGACTCGACGGTGGTTGCCGCTATGGTGCATAAGGCCATTGGCAGCCAGTTAACCTGTATCCACGTCAACAACGGCCTGATGCGGATTAATGAGAGCGAAACCATCCTGCGCTTTTTCCGGGAAAAGACAGATCTCAAGGTTATTGATATTGATGCGGAGTCCTACTTTCTGGATCGCCTGGACGGCATTAACGACCCAGAGGAAAAGCGAAAACGAATTGGCTACGGGTTTATTGAGATCTTTGAGCAAGAGGCAAATAAGATCGGTGATGTGAAATATCTGGCCCAAGGCACCCTGTATCCAGATGTTATTGAGTCAGTTGTCTTCCGGGGCAAGGCCCCTATTAAATCCCATCATAATGTGGGCGGCCTTCCTGAACGCATGCAGCTCAAACTGATTGAGCCGCTCAGAGAGCTCTTCAAAGATGAAGTCCGCAAACTGGGTCTGGAACTGGGTCTGCCGGAAGAGGCTATCTATCGCCAACCCTTTCCAGGGCCGGGCCTGGGCATCCGCATCATGGGGGCTGTCAACAAGGAACGCTTGCAGATCCTCCGCCAGGCCGATGTCATTGTCCTGGAGGAGATGAAGGACTCTGGCTGGTACCGCAAGGTCTGGCAGTCCTTTGCCGTGCTACTGCCCATCCAGACCGTCGGGGTCATGGGGGACGGACGGACCTACGAGCATGTTATTGCCATCCGTTCCGTGGATAGCCGTGATGCCATGACGGCAGACTGGTCCCAACTGCCTTATGATCTTCTGGGTCGTATATCCACTCGCATTATCAACGAGGTTCGGGGCGTTAACCGGGTTGTTTACGATATTTCCTCCAAACCGCCTTCCACCATTGAATGGGAGTAA
- a CDS encoding calcium/sodium antiporter, producing MDLIAAGGSLLIILFAIYILAIMTDEYFIPSLDHISGLLNIPSNVAGASLMAMGSSAPELAIALTALFEGSGEHSDVGIGTIVGSAVFNILVITGASALARPAKITLSVVIRDCLVYVLSIALLLYTFYDGQIHPLEAFSFLVVYLTYLIILYKWNSWFPEDVLANVKEAEESEQLLSEQPTDKGQRSIMVLMKDGTTKVLGIFAGSVEQAYLRVFFVSIAIIIMLSWILVKSVIVFGNATSIPPVIIALTLLAAGTSAPDMISSVVVARQGRGDMAVANAVGSNIFDILVGLGFPWLLAMGIGMMTGAPAFVEVGTADLLSSTLVLLGTVFVLFLFLYTERTLSRIEGGILIFLYVLYVLWIWLGG from the coding sequence ATGGACCTCATTGCAGCAGGAGGCAGCCTCCTGATTATCTTGTTCGCCATCTACATCCTGGCGATCATGACTGACGAGTATTTCATTCCCAGCCTGGATCATATCTCAGGCCTCCTGAATATTCCTTCAAATGTGGCCGGGGCCTCGCTCATGGCTATGGGGTCTTCGGCCCCAGAACTTGCCATCGCCCTGACTGCCCTTTTCGAAGGGAGTGGAGAGCATAGTGACGTGGGTATCGGCACCATTGTCGGCTCTGCGGTCTTTAATATCCTAGTCATCACCGGGGCTTCCGCCCTGGCCCGGCCAGCCAAAATTACCCTTTCCGTTGTTATCCGAGATTGCCTGGTGTATGTGCTGTCTATCGCTCTGCTTCTCTATACCTTTTACGACGGACAGATCCATCCGCTTGAAGCCTTTTCTTTTCTTGTTGTCTACCTAACCTACCTGATCATCCTTTATAAATGGAATTCCTGGTTCCCAGAAGATGTCCTTGCCAACGTCAAGGAGGCCGAAGAATCAGAACAGCTCCTCAGTGAACAACCAACTGATAAAGGCCAGCGTTCCATAATGGTCCTTATGAAAGATGGGACAACCAAGGTATTGGGTATCTTTGCTGGCAGCGTGGAGCAGGCTTATCTGCGAGTTTTCTTCGTCTCCATCGCCATCATTATCATGCTCAGCTGGATTCTGGTCAAAAGTGTTATTGTCTTTGGCAATGCCACCAGCATTCCCCCGGTTATCATCGCCCTGACCTTATTGGCTGCCGGAACTTCAGCCCCGGATATGATTTCCTCAGTTGTGGTTGCCCGACAAGGACGAGGAGATATGGCTGTAGCCAACGCGGTAGGCTCAAATATCTTTGATATCCTGGTGGGTCTGGGGTTCCCCTGGCTCCTTGCCATGGGAATTGGGATGATGACAGGCGCTCCAGCCTTTGTGGAAGTAGGTACGGCTGATCTTCTCAGCTCTACCCTGGTGCTGCTGGGAACGGTCTTTGTCCTTTTTCTCTTTCTCTACACCGAACGCACCCTCAGCCGAATTGAGGGGGGGATTTTGATCTTCCTCTATGTTCTCTATGTACTGTGGATTTGGTTGGGAGGATGA
- a CDS encoding type II secretion system protein, translated as MRTRTDQRGFTLLELIIVMVLISLTASFTLPRIQSSLYTNELRATAQRFVGLVTEVAQEARAKHTAFFLRFDADEKAFLVLPASSEPETEEGKGKKNSLQAKLDESVTLEGIETQQHEASTGIDDTGIFFTTKGYTRKAAIHFEGENGDQISVILSPFLGVARILKGHVSLEDDRMTVSR; from the coding sequence ATGCGCACCAGGACCGACCAAAGGGGCTTTACCCTTCTTGAGCTGATCATTGTCATGGTGCTGATCTCCCTGACAGCTTCTTTCACTCTGCCCAGGATCCAATCCAGTCTCTATACCAATGAACTCAGAGCAACAGCCCAGCGTTTTGTTGGCTTGGTCACCGAAGTAGCTCAGGAGGCCAGGGCCAAGCATACCGCCTTTTTCCTCCGCTTTGATGCTGACGAAAAGGCTTTTCTTGTTCTCCCAGCAAGTTCCGAACCGGAGACAGAGGAAGGAAAGGGTAAAAAAAACTCTTTGCAGGCAAAACTGGATGAATCTGTAACCTTGGAAGGAATAGAGACCCAACAGCATGAGGCCTCAACAGGCATCGATGATACAGGGATATTTTTTACAACAAAGGGGTATACCAGAAAAGCAGCCATTCATTTTGAAGGCGAAAACGGCGACCAGATCAGCGTTATTCTTTCCCCCTTTCTCGGGGTTGCCAGGATCCTAAAAGGACATGTTTCGCTTGAGGATGATCGAATGACGGTGAGCAGGTAG
- a CDS encoding type II secretion system protein, which translates to MFFSSHKKSSQTGFTLLEVMVAVAIIGMTFVSLLGSQSQSISIADISRSETTAAMLAREKLSDLQLIGFDELDNSTGQFDDPFADYFWQAKVSALSEDETGITDTEDMLKLVTLTISRGEDKNQVFTVRAVIMTAIEPAEDQ; encoded by the coding sequence ATGTTCTTTTCTTCTCACAAAAAATCGTCGCAAACAGGGTTCACCCTGCTTGAGGTCATGGTTGCAGTAGCGATCATCGGTATGACCTTTGTCTCCCTGTTAGGCTCCCAGTCGCAGAGTATCTCCATCGCTGACATCTCTCGTTCTGAAACAACCGCTGCCATGCTGGCCCGGGAAAAACTTTCTGATCTTCAGCTCATAGGCTTTGACGAGTTAGATAATAGCACAGGCCAGTTTGACGATCCATTCGCAGATTATTTTTGGCAGGCAAAAGTCAGTGCCTTGAGTGAAGACGAGACAGGTATAACAGACACAGAGGACATGCTCAAGCTGGTCACCCTTACAATCAGTCGCGGTGAGGATAAGAACCAGGTCTTCACGGTTCGTGCCGTCATCATGACAGCGATTGAGCCTGCTGAGGACCAATGA
- the gspN gene encoding type II secretion system protein GspN, protein MKLLKCSGYLLYTVVVVFFLLWYKFPADAFKARIEKDLNMMTPTLQWGVKKISLVPPFNVQLRHISITGKKEQERLLEVQSVNLIPDPITWKQTGNIAGKYRLNLLNGTVTGHLALTKDRSALEYDGTVQDVQIDNKEPAFIQQDYQRTLHGTLSGNFSGTRKLKKKHQSLQGQFTFAKGELSLQQPVLGMKQIDFDRIETQLAFSSGTISLSQGKVNSPLFAADFQGSLHTTVPCSLSRIDLKGFFRPRAEFASSIDSPSLVMLLKKEMQQGNLPFTVNGLLKAPGIKFTSLPPTFNNQMGLIRKQLRQMPQGGPAK, encoded by the coding sequence ATGAAGTTGCTGAAATGTTCTGGATACCTGCTCTATACCGTGGTTGTCGTGTTTTTCCTGCTCTGGTATAAGTTTCCTGCTGATGCGTTCAAGGCCAGGATCGAAAAAGATCTGAATATGATGACCCCAACCCTGCAATGGGGCGTGAAAAAAATATCCCTGGTCCCACCGTTCAATGTTCAGTTGCGTCATATCAGTATTACAGGAAAAAAAGAACAGGAAAGACTTCTCGAAGTCCAGTCAGTTAACCTGATCCCTGACCCTATAACCTGGAAACAGACGGGAAATATTGCAGGAAAATACAGACTCAACCTCCTTAATGGAACAGTGACAGGTCATCTTGCTTTGACCAAGGACCGCAGCGCACTTGAATATGACGGTACGGTACAGGATGTCCAAATAGATAATAAAGAGCCGGCCTTTATCCAGCAAGATTACCAAAGAACCCTACATGGTACCTTATCAGGTAATTTTTCCGGGACCCGGAAGCTAAAAAAGAAACATCAAAGCCTGCAAGGGCAGTTCACCTTTGCAAAAGGTGAACTGAGCCTGCAGCAGCCAGTTTTGGGCATGAAGCAGATAGACTTTGACAGGATAGAGACCCAGCTCGCTTTCAGCTCAGGAACGATATCCTTAAGCCAGGGCAAGGTGAACTCCCCCTTATTTGCTGCAGACTTTCAAGGCAGCCTGCATACAACAGTCCCCTGCTCGCTCTCTCGCATTGATTTAAAAGGTTTTTTTCGACCAAGAGCTGAATTTGCCTCTTCCATAGACAGCCCTTCACTTGTGATGCTCCTGAAAAAAGAGATGCAACAGGGCAATCTTCCTTTTACGGTGAATGGCTTACTCAAAGCACCAGGGATTAAATTTACCAGCCTTCCTCCCACATTTAATAATCAGATGGGGCTGATCAGAAAACAGCTGCGGCAAATGCCCCAAGGGGGCCCGGCAAAATGA
- the gspL gene encoding type II secretion system protein GspL: MAHLFFGIDISDDLLSGVAIAGSGKEAKVASCAFCRLDEDNQLTEQLPLLLEELQWPKKGHCDIGLTLSELSLRNITLPFADDKKIEQILPFELDEQLLLPVDQQVIATTSTMVNKESGITQLMTAALEKETLSQYLSLFRDQGLEPDRISPTDFVLAERIIRSDQEAENFLLLSCDLSATTVTVIHQGAVVFMRQLAYPTEVFTEALFSFDGKEVHTDDPDSAERAVSQVCRAVEQSVNLFRQQSSLNLRPDYVLLTGPMLLGQGFQEKVAAQIGLPVKRTDLIHADTATLSASIAGQWVPEIFDRPLALAVQAGSRKKTAAFNFRKNEFAPPHYLLRSKKQLVGATVTAGALFLLSLGYLFFDARQLEKRHDQLSDQMVKVFKASFPGINPSGDALLHMRSKLQGMGTVSVSMPIFSEDKRVLGILYDISARIPTSLDLHVSLLVIDKTSVNLKGTTASYNDVNTIVSILNESEMYTKVKLEQSSTVKDGIRFDIKLQLSSAEGEGS, encoded by the coding sequence ATGGCCCATCTCTTTTTTGGCATAGATATCAGCGATGATTTGCTGAGTGGGGTTGCTATTGCCGGAAGCGGCAAAGAGGCAAAAGTGGCTTCCTGTGCCTTTTGTCGGCTTGATGAGGATAACCAGCTTACAGAACAGCTCCCTCTCCTGCTGGAAGAGCTCCAATGGCCGAAAAAAGGGCATTGTGATATCGGGCTTACGCTCTCCGAACTAAGTCTGCGCAATATCACCCTGCCCTTTGCTGATGATAAAAAGATTGAGCAGATCCTCCCCTTTGAACTTGACGAGCAACTTCTCCTCCCTGTAGACCAACAGGTCATCGCCACGACGTCAACAATGGTGAACAAGGAGAGCGGAATAACGCAGCTGATGACAGCTGCCCTTGAGAAGGAAACCCTGTCCCAATATCTCTCACTCTTTCGTGATCAGGGTCTGGAGCCGGACCGTATCAGTCCGACCGATTTCGTGCTGGCAGAGAGGATTATCCGAAGTGATCAGGAAGCAGAAAATTTTCTGCTCCTTTCCTGTGACCTCTCTGCGACCACCGTAACCGTCATCCATCAGGGTGCGGTTGTTTTTATGCGGCAGCTTGCCTATCCGACTGAGGTGTTTACAGAGGCCCTTTTCTCTTTTGATGGCAAAGAGGTCCATACAGACGATCCCGATAGTGCAGAACGCGCGGTCAGTCAGGTCTGCCGAGCAGTTGAACAAAGTGTGAATCTCTTCAGGCAGCAGTCCTCGCTCAACCTGCGCCCAGACTATGTCCTCCTGACGGGCCCCATGCTTCTTGGCCAAGGGTTTCAGGAAAAGGTTGCAGCTCAAATCGGGCTGCCGGTTAAAAGAACTGATCTGATACATGCAGATACTGCGACCCTGTCAGCAAGTATTGCCGGTCAATGGGTCCCGGAAATCTTTGATCGTCCCCTTGCCCTTGCTGTCCAGGCCGGATCTCGTAAAAAGACGGCGGCTTTCAATTTTCGCAAAAACGAATTTGCCCCGCCCCATTACCTCCTCCGTTCAAAGAAGCAGCTCGTAGGTGCGACCGTGACCGCTGGCGCGCTCTTCCTGCTTTCCTTGGGCTATCTCTTTTTCGATGCCCGCCAGCTGGAAAAGAGACATGATCAACTTTCTGACCAAATGGTGAAGGTCTTCAAGGCAAGCTTTCCTGGTATCAATCCAAGTGGAGACGCCCTGCTGCATATGCGCTCCAAACTGCAAGGTATGGGTACCGTTTCCGTTTCCATGCCCATTTTCAGTGAAGACAAGCGAGTCCTGGGTATTCTCTATGATATCTCAGCCCGTATTCCGACCTCTCTTGACCTGCATGTGAGCCTGTTGGTTATTGACAAGACGTCAGTAAACCTTAAAGGAACAACTGCTTCATACAACGATGTAAATACAATTGTAAGCATTTTGAATGAATCAGAAATGTACACAAAGGTGAAGCTTGAACAATCATCAACAGTAAAAGATGGCATTCGTTTTGATATCAAACTGCAGCTTAGTAGTGCGGAAGGAGAAGGTTCGTAA
- a CDS encoding NYN domain-containing protein, which translates to MLKTGIYVDAENIKMSGGYGMRYDVLVDLANTAPSTLLRANCYLAEDRERTSRDVEYRQKVYYYHDILRQCGFKIIKKYVRRYEDEDGNVTTKANADMDLAIDALLQARNLDRIILLTGDGDFIRLVTAMQNMGCRVDVIGFHNVSRELREVADSYLSGFLIPGLLPIQDDHVNGEGEWQRGTVANFNADRGFGFFRFFRMENKQLKPDTVFFHLSKSTLEGDYYFQDTTRIFEFRIVENPSGEGGRSEAWDIRLVKEP; encoded by the coding sequence ATGCTGAAAACAGGAATTTACGTAGATGCTGAAAATATAAAAATGAGCGGCGGCTACGGCATGCGTTATGATGTTCTCGTTGACCTAGCCAACACAGCCCCATCCACCCTGCTCCGTGCCAACTGCTACCTTGCTGAAGATCGGGAGCGAACCAGCCGGGATGTAGAATACCGGCAAAAAGTCTATTATTACCACGATATTCTTCGCCAATGCGGCTTTAAAATCATAAAAAAATATGTGCGCCGCTACGAAGATGAAGACGGCAATGTCACCACCAAGGCCAATGCAGATATGGATCTGGCCATTGATGCGCTGTTGCAGGCCCGTAACCTTGACCGGATAATCCTCCTCACCGGGGATGGTGATTTCATTCGCCTGGTAACAGCGATGCAGAATATGGGCTGCCGAGTGGATGTGATTGGTTTTCATAATGTCAGTCGGGAGCTCCGCGAAGTGGCAGATTCCTATCTATCTGGGTTCCTTATCCCTGGCCTGTTGCCTATTCAGGACGATCATGTCAATGGGGAAGGAGAATGGCAACGGGGCACGGTGGCCAATTTCAATGCAGACAGAGGCTTTGGTTTTTTTCGCTTTTTCCGCATGGAAAACAAGCAACTCAAGCCGGACACGGTCTTTTTTCATCTCTCCAAGTCCACGTTAGAGGGAGATTATTATTTCCAGGATACAACCCGCATTTTTGAGTTCAGGATCGTTGAAAATCCTTCCGGGGAAGGCGGCCGCTCCGAGGCCTGGGATATCCGACTTGTCAAAGAGCCCTAA
- a CDS encoding 4Fe-4S binding protein: MADIIIDEKKCNGCGACVDTCPGDVYELRAGKAMAVHPDACHHCHTCEEVCEQDACHIVEED, from the coding sequence ATGGCGGACATTATTATAGACGAGAAAAAATGCAACGGCTGCGGTGCCTGTGTAGACACATGCCCCGGCGACGTTTATGAGTTGCGAGCGGGTAAGGCTATGGCAGTGCATCCCGATGCCTGTCATCATTGCCATACCTGTGAAGAAGTTTGCGAGCAGGATGCCTGTCATATCGTGGAAGAGGATTAG
- a CDS encoding type II secretion system protein: MNLPQQKESGFTLLEIMLAVLILGLVVSMVTVSLSGSINAIDVTIKQGELYYRAQIAMERISEDLTSALLTSDMEFMGEKGNESAGQAVLLTFSSMAHLVFDPKNDSPGMGRITYAVQADPDQNNHLFLLRSDVLQRPTEDNKGTGEIEAFVLADRLRSVTFTYYDQQGGKQESWDTTVQEGDEEAKAKRRLPAAVTCRLEFWINAEEERTITFQTTVLLPTGLIQAKPEGGS; the protein is encoded by the coding sequence ATGAATTTGCCCCAGCAAAAAGAGTCTGGCTTTACCCTGCTGGAGATAATGCTGGCCGTGCTTATCCTCGGTCTTGTGGTCTCTATGGTGACGGTCTCTCTGTCCGGGTCCATCAATGCCATTGATGTCACTATAAAACAGGGGGAGCTCTACTATCGGGCCCAGATAGCCATGGAAAGAATCAGTGAGGACCTGACCTCGGCCCTACTCACCAGCGACATGGAATTCATGGGAGAGAAAGGCAATGAGAGCGCTGGTCAGGCAGTCCTGCTCACCTTTTCCTCAATGGCCCATCTGGTATTTGATCCGAAGAATGATAGCCCAGGCATGGGTAGAATCACCTATGCCGTGCAAGCGGATCCTGACCAGAATAACCATCTCTTCCTTTTGCGCAGTGATGTTCTCCAACGGCCAACAGAAGACAACAAAGGCACTGGTGAGATTGAGGCCTTTGTTCTCGCAGATCGGTTGCGCTCTGTTACCTTTACCTATTATGATCAGCAGGGCGGAAAACAGGAAAGCTGGGACACTACGGTCCAGGAGGGAGACGAAGAGGCCAAGGCAAAACGGCGATTGCCTGCTGCGGTGACCTGTCGTCTGGAGTTCTGGATTAATGCAGAAGAGGAGCGGACAATCACCTTTCAAACAACCGTGCTGCTGCCAACCGGGCTGATTCAAGCCAAACCTGAGGGAGGAAGCTGA
- a CDS encoding type II secretion system protein GspK gives MLPASLFRDRSGMALVLTLLAISFLVAVTVQLSTSVNGQMQAAANQSTAVRLDAMLLSGLNLARAALLADQKENEDTADSQFDRWGTLDSALLSELFSGSLDITVTDLSGRLQANALVWTEKEKAAWKKKQKGKNKKKDPAKLQRILWKRFLLRGNLGIEGLDEDQATTMLDSLVDWLDADDEKEENGAEKEYYSSLDPPYIPTNGPMPIIEDLLLVKGWEQKILYSELKKKDNSPSHLIAYLTNGEQPGMVNINTAPALVLQALHEEMTEELAADMVSYREDENNKELLNQVTWYRNVPGFPGSISFDQTLITTASNLFKITVTAADKGLQRTGEGIIQRKENQEQALLYWKIQ, from the coding sequence ATGCTGCCTGCGTCCCTTTTCCGTGATCGTTCCGGCATGGCCTTGGTGCTGACCCTCCTGGCAATCAGTTTTCTTGTTGCAGTTACTGTGCAGCTCAGCACCTCTGTCAATGGACAAATGCAGGCTGCTGCCAACCAAAGCACCGCTGTTCGTCTGGATGCCATGCTGTTATCCGGGCTCAACCTTGCGCGAGCTGCCCTCCTGGCAGATCAGAAGGAAAACGAAGATACTGCTGACTCCCAATTTGACCGCTGGGGGACTCTTGATTCAGCGCTGCTCAGTGAACTCTTTTCTGGTTCACTGGACATCACCGTCACAGACCTGTCTGGTCGTTTACAGGCCAATGCCTTGGTGTGGACAGAAAAAGAAAAAGCAGCCTGGAAAAAAAAACAAAAGGGCAAGAACAAAAAAAAAGACCCGGCAAAGCTCCAGCGAATCCTCTGGAAACGCTTCCTGCTCCGTGGAAACCTGGGCATTGAAGGCCTTGATGAGGACCAGGCCACAACTATGTTGGACAGCCTGGTGGACTGGCTAGACGCAGATGATGAAAAGGAGGAAAACGGTGCAGAAAAAGAGTATTACAGCAGTCTTGATCCTCCTTATATCCCAACCAATGGCCCCATGCCCATTATAGAGGATTTGCTGCTCGTCAAAGGATGGGAGCAAAAAATCCTTTACAGCGAACTGAAAAAAAAGGACAATAGCCCATCGCATCTCATTGCCTATTTGACCAATGGCGAGCAACCGGGTATGGTCAATATCAATACTGCCCCTGCACTGGTTCTTCAAGCCCTCCACGAAGAGATGACGGAAGAACTCGCTGCTGATATGGTGTCCTACAGAGAGGACGAAAACAATAAGGAGTTGCTGAATCAGGTCACCTGGTACCGAAATGTTCCTGGCTTCCCAGGAAGTATTTCCTTTGATCAAACCCTGATAACAACTGCAAGTAATCTCTTCAAGATAACTGTAACTGCTGCGGATAAGGGACTCCAACGAACCGGCGAAGGAATTATCCAGCGCAAAGAAAATCAGGAACAGGCTCTGCTTTACTGGAAGATACAATGA